In Scleropages formosus chromosome 10, fSclFor1.1, whole genome shotgun sequence, a single genomic region encodes these proteins:
- the kctd14 gene encoding BTB/POZ domain-containing protein KCTD14, which yields MSLPDYRSPGKQSTPNFHTHSPVVQLNIGGQLFSTTLSTLRRCPDSKLADMFAGPPKLRADADGRFFLDRDGRHFGPILEFLRTGRLPTEHVREVYAEAVFYGIAPLVKQLEDSPQLFGETVARRQFLARVPNYAENLELIVRIARAEAMAARHSSVVVCVLRTEEDVSRYKDAVNSLDAAKESAVRFGPWKAAPTVSDLLDCIKMDIEAKGYRISFKPHSAEKGFSFKSYDFFYKIIFTWW from the coding sequence CACTCTCCGGTGGTGCAGCTCAACATCGGCGGACAGCTGTTCAGCACGACGCTGAGCACCCTGCGCCGCTGCCCGGACTCCAAGCTGGCCGACATGTTCGCGGGACCGCCGAAACTCCGCGCCGACGCCGACGGCCGCTTCTTCCTCGACAGGGACGGCAGGCACTTCGGGCCCATCCTCGAGTTTCTGCGCACGGGGAGGCTGCCCACGGAGCACGTGCGGGAGGTGTACGCCGAGGCCGTCTTCTACGGCATCGCGCCGCTGGTCAAGCAGCTGGAGGATTCGCCGCAGCTTTTTGGGGAGACGGTGGCCAGGCGGCAGTTCCTGGCCAGGGTGCCCAACTACGCGGAGAACCTGGAGCTGATCGTACGCATAGCCCGGGCCGAGGCCATGGCCGCCCGCCATTCCAGCGTCGTCGTGTGCGTTCTGAGGACGGAGGAGGACGTGAGCCGCTACAAAGATGCCGTCAACAGCCTGGACGCAGCCAAGGAGTCGGCGGTGAGGTTCGGGCCCTGGAAGGCGGCGCCCACCGTCTCAGACCTACTTGACTGCATCAAAATGGACATTGAGGCCAAAGGCTACAGGATCAGCTTTAAGCCCCACAGTGCAGAGAAGGGCTTCTCGTTCAAGAGTTACGACTTCTTCTACAAGATCATTTTCACTTGGTGGTAA